In Musa acuminata AAA Group cultivar baxijiao chromosome BXJ3-11, Cavendish_Baxijiao_AAA, whole genome shotgun sequence, one DNA window encodes the following:
- the LOC103972203 gene encoding transcription factor MYC2-like, translating to MNLWADDNASMMEAFMAATDLVHGFPWATPPPTPPRPSGMASSLDPGRAIVGPPTPSSPPSAFFNQETLQQRLQALIEGARESWTYGIFWQSSVDAATGTSFLGWGDGYYKGCEEDKRKQRAASTASAADQDHRKRVLRELNSLISGGVSLTPDEIVDEEVTDTEWFFLVSMTQSFVNGAGLPGQALCSGAPYWIAGAGRLSAASCERARHAQLFGIQTMVCAPVGSGVLELGSTDTILYNLELMGKIRVLFNFSSRDAPDTAAAPSWLAQQSVAATTAAGHGESNPPVLWLTDPSTVEIKDSVSRVSTSVGISVTKPPIQSDSNPSSSILTENPTSAMQIPKVHDDHQRQIHQLQHQSSCSKPQAQSFMSKEFDFSGFASNGAVAPARSFKPESRDIPSFAGGKRDSSPAPVARSLFSRQQATAVADDKKTNRSTGATSRASNDGEGMLSFSSAPARAPSSGQLRSSSGGVPDGPDSDQSELEPSVREVESSRAVEPEKRPRKRGRKPANGREEPLNHVEAERQRREKLNQRFYALRAVVPNVSKMDKASLLGDAVSYINELRSKLQALEANKEDLQAQIQGLKKERESAPTQRPESNLKTMNGGGRCHGVEIEVKLLGSEALIRLQSQKRNHPAALLMVALQDLDLEVHYASVSVVKDLMIQQATVKMSSRVFTQEQLSSVLYARLAAEALSSW from the coding sequence ATGAACCTGTGGGCCGACGACAACGCCTCCATGATGGAGGCCTTCATGGCCGCCACCGACCTCGTCCATGGCTTCCCCTGGGCGACTCCACCTCCCACCCCTCCTCGGCCCTCCGGTATGGCCTCGTCCTTGGATCCTGGGAGGGCTATCGTCGGCCCTCCCACTCCCTCTTCTCCTCCGTCGGCGTTCTTCAACCAGGAGACGCTCCAGCAGCGGCTGCAGGCCCTGATCGAGGGGGCCCGGGAAAGCTGGACCTACGGCATCTTCTGGCAGTCGTCGGTGGATGCCGCCACCGGGACGTCCTTCCTCGGGTGGGGCGACGGCTACTACAAGGGCTGCGAGGAGGACAAGCGGAAGCAACGGGCCGCGAGCACCGCCTCGGCTGCCGATCAGGATCACCGCAAGCGCGTCCTGCGGGAGCTCAACTCGCTCATCTCCGGCGGCGTGTCCTTGACGCCGGACGAGATCGTCGACGAGGAGGTCACCGACACGGAGTGGTTCTTTCTAGTCTCCATGACCCAGTCCTTCGTCAACGGGGCCGGCCTCCCCGGCCAGGCCCTCTGCTCCGGCGCGCCCTACTGGATCGCAGGCGCCGGCCGTCTATCCGCGGCGTCGTGCGAGCGCGCGCGGCATGCCCAGTTGTTCGGCATCCAGACCATGGTCTGCGCTCCCGTCGGCTCCGGCGTGCTCGAGCTCGGATCCACCGACACGATCCTCTACAACCTCGAGCTCATGGGCAAGATTCGCGTCCTCTTCAACTTCAGCTCCCGGGACGCGCCCGACACTGCGGCGGCCCCATCATGGCTCGCGCAGCAATCTGTTGCAGCGACTACCGCCGCCGGCCACGGAGAGTCGAATCCACCGGTTCTCTGGCTCACTGACCCCTCCACGGTCGAGATCAAGGACTCCGTCTCCCGTGTCTCGACCTCCGTCGGCATCTCCGTCACGAAACCCCCGATCCAATCCGACAGCAATCCTAGCTCAAGTATCCTCACCGAGAATCCAACCTCTGCTATGCAGATCCCAAAAGTCCACGACGACCACCAGCGACAGATCCACCAACTGCAGCATCAGAGCAGCTGCAGTAAACCGCAGGCCCAATCTTTCATGTCCAAAGAGTTCGATTTCTCCGGATTCGCCTCGAACGGCGCGGTCGCTCCCGCCCGCTCGTTCAAGCCGGAGTCTAGGGATATCCCGAGTTTCGCCGGTGGCAAGAGGGATTCCTCGCCGGCTCCTGTCGCCCGCAGCCTCTTCTCCCGCCAACAAGCTACCGCTGTGGCGGACGACAAGAAGACCAACAGATCCACGGGAGCGACATCCAGGGCGAGCAACGACGGCGAGGGGATGCTCTCCTTCTCGTCGGCTCCTGCAAGAGCCCCCTCCAGTGGCCAATTGAGGTCATCTTCCGGCGGCGTCCCCGACGGACCCGATTCGGATCAGTCCGAGCTCGAGCCATCGGTACGGGAGGTGGAGAGCAGCCGGGCGGTGGAACCCGAGAAGCGGCCGCGGAAGCGTGGCCGGAAGCCCGCCAACGGCCGCGAGGAGCCGCTGAACCACGTCGAAGCTGAGCGGCAGCGCCGCGAGAAGCTCAACCAGAGGTTCTATGCCCTCCGTGCGGTGGTTCCCAATGTGTCCAAGATGGACAAAGCCTCCCTCCTGGGCGACGCCGTCTCCTACATCAACGAACTCCGGTCAAAGCTGCAAGCTTTGGAGGCGAACAAGGAGGACCTGCAAGCACAGATTCAAGGCCTCAAAAAGGAGCGTGAATCCGCCCCAACGCAGCGGCCTGAGAGCAACCTTAAGACGATGAACGGCGGCGGTCGATGTCACGGGGTTGAAATCGAGGTGAAGCTACTGGGATCGGAGGCCCTGATCAGGTTGCAGAGCCAAAAGAGGAATCACCCAGCTGCTCTGCTGATGGTTGCCCTGCAAGACCTTGATCTGGAAGTGCATTACGCAAGCGTGTCGGTGGTGAAGGACCTCATGATCCAGCAGGCGACGGTGAAGATGTCGAGCCGGGTGTTCACGCAGGAGCAGCTCAGCTCTGTTCTCTACGCTAGATTGGCGGCTGAGGCCTTATCTAGTTGGTAG